Within the Nasonia vitripennis strain AsymCx chromosome 3 unlocalized genomic scaffold, Nvit_psr_1.1 chr3_random0005, whole genome shotgun sequence genome, the region attcattgacctttattttttctattaaaatttattactcatcgaaagctatctaatttgttcagtttggtaaaaacaaaatttttattgaacttgttataaatttttaacaatggctgattatccagccgctgaaagggttgatattttattgattcttggtgaatctagacgtaATTATCGACAAGATAATGCTATTTGCAATgctatttgaccttgaattgaccttctcaaggtcaccaaagcaaacttaaaatatcctttgcgacgtaattttttccgctctatccgattccaaggtctaaaatagaggttcctatttaaacaaataacaattaccctcaaatgaccttgaaaatcgagttcaaggtcataggtgtttgtgtcattcgatggccccctttacccccttcaacttttgttaaggtcatttttcgttaaaattagtttttccatggtttttgtcgtggtcggattaaaatgaaacaccctgtatgaCTAGATAAGATGTGATGCATGCAAAGATGAGATATATGAGATGGTATATGAAATGAACAACGAATTCCGGGATGAGTTATGTTATGTGATACTATATGATGAGTTGAAATGATGAGAATGAATGAGGTGCTTATCATATTCAAATTAAACTAATGCTTATTTGTGCTATTTTAGGTCAATTCTTCTCAGAAGATGACTGTCAGTTCCTGAGGAAAATATGGCCTCCAGGGGAGAAAGTCATGCTTGTGTCGGAGCTCAGAATATCCGAAAGAATGGTGACAGAGGAGAGGCTGAAGACGGCTATGCAGGAAATAGAAAAGACCGTAGAAACGAAGGTGAAGACTACACTGGAGTGGATCACTGAACGACAGAATGAATTCTTTGATATGCAAGCAAAAATCAACAAAGAGTTAATCGAAAGCACGCTTAAGGCATACAGAAGCAGAAAGAGATCGAAGCTCCAAAGCAAGACAAGGTTGAGAATGATACAAAAGTCAGATCGTGGCTAAGGTGGGCAACGACTAAAACCACCCCAGGGACCAAAGCtgctccaaaaataaaaaacatagaAGACGTGGATATTGAACTGAAGATCAGGCAGGGTGTAAAGGAATACGAAGAAAGGAACAGACTAGGAGCGGATCTAAGGCTAAAGCCCACCATTGACGAAAGTCTACTGGAAGAAGAAAACTTTGTAGTTCCAATCCAGAAGACCGGGACCGAGGAAGAGGAAATTGGGAGAAAGCATCACTGCTCCCCGACACCTTCGTTGTTTAGGACGACAGAGCCATCAGATGAGGAATTGGAAGAAGGAGAAGTAAATGAAGCTGAAGACTGGGAGGGCAAACAAATCATCCCAGGTAAGATTGTAATGAGAACAGGGAAATGACCCAAAACTCAGATGGATCTGATCGATATGCCGATTGACATGAGGTCGTCACCAGAAAGGACAAACAAGACCAAAAGTAAATCTGATATGAATCATATAAGAATATCTGATGGAGTGAATGGGGTAAGCAATAATAATCTAAACAtagttaaaattatagaagataaaattaaagaatcGTTAGCTAAGGATAATAAGGGAGGAAATGGCGGAATAAACCCAACTAATGAAAGTAACAAGAATAAAATCATAATTGAGGTTTCTAGCAAAGAGAGTAATGTGATGCGAAGTTATAAGTTAACTACTGGGATGAAGTTTGAGATTTTTGAAGATTATTTGATGCCTAAGGTTAAAATCAAAAGGTTAGACTATGTGTTTGATAAAAAGAAATGTGAGGATGTGAATGAAACTAAATTAATTGAGGATAAGCATAGAGTTCGAGATATCATAATCAATCATATTGACATAGAATATTACACTAAAATGATAGATATTAAAGAACCTATTGAAATGGTGGAAAAACTAAAGGAATTAAAAACGTTTGAAACTAGAATCACGCGATTAACTGCAAGAAACGATTTAAACAACTTAAGATATGATGTAAATAAGCATAAAGCTTCTGAATTTTGGGATTTGTTTGAGGAAAAAGTGAAAGTATATGAAAATACGCCTAATGCTGATAAATTACcggaaaaagataaaaaggatCTGTTTATACAAGCAATCAAAGATGCGGTGCCCAACGTAACTGTGGCTGATTGTCTACTTGAGGAATCGACTGGGCGAGAAATGACGTAcagtcaattaaaaaaatttattttgcagGAGGAAGCTTTGAGACCGCAGAGGCAACCACCTAAGTCCGCGTTCAACGCCGGATTTCGAGGAGGCAAGAGAGGAGAGCAATTTCAGAGAAGAGGGAAGGATGATGTCAGGTGTTATTCGTGCGGCAAGAATGGACACATCAGGAGAGATTGTCCGACCCCAGGAGAGGTGGTATGTTACAATTGTAACAAGGTTGGAAATCACATCTCTACTTCCTGCCCGGAGCCATTCCGATATAATAGGAGGAAGCCGACTGGAGGGGAGCAGGGACCAGCTAGCAAAAGGGCGAAACTGGAACCTGCTCACAACCAAGGACGTGGAAGACCAGACTGGACGGGCCAAGGAGGCCACAACCAAGGAGCCACGAGAGGTGATGGTGCAGGTTCGATTAACCGAGGACGTGGAGGCAACAGAGGACGAGGAGGCAGAAGTGCTAGAGGCAGAGGTGCCTCAGCCCATTTCGGCTACATGGAAAACCCAGAGCAAGATCAATATTAACAAGGtaaattaaattgtaatttaattGATAGAAATTTGAGGGCTAATAAAATTACTAAATTTATAGCGGATTCTGGTGCAACAGAGCATCTGAGTAaatcgaaattaatttttgagagATTGAGTGAAAATGAAGTGAATGAAATTAATTGTGCgaataagaataattatctgagTACTCAGGGAAAAGGTGATGTTAGAATTAGGACAGAAAATGGTAAGGAGTTAATAATGTCGGATGTATTGTATTCTAATGAGTTGTCGGAAAACTTATTGTCACTAAAGAAATTTGTTGATCAAGGACTCGAAGTctatttaaacaataaagtAATCAATATATTTGATCCGAAATCCAAAGAGAATTTATTGACCGGAAAGTATGAAAATCCATTTTGgctaattaaattaaagatTGCACCCAAAGGCAAGAACGTGATTGAAGTGTCTAAAGCTTTTGCTTTAATAAGCTCATTAGAACAGAATCATCCATACAATACCAGGAGTAAGGGAAATGAATTAAGTCAGGTAGAAGAGAGGGTTGAATCTAAAAATGAGGAGAATATGGAAAAATTAGAGACAGATGAAAACACAGAAAATTCAAGTCTAGAAGATAGAATATCTGATTTATTACATACTGCTACAGATAGAAAGGTTCATGTAATGGAGGATTGCAATGGTTCTAATGATAATCTTGAGATTGATTATAAAAGTAGATCATGTGAatcaattaataaaattgacaAAGCCATGATTTGGCATTTAAGACTAGGATATGTATCGGCTATGTACATCAGAAAACTGGcagaacagtttcctgaaaTACTTGATATAAAAGGAGTAAATGTAGAAGAAAGTGTCTAA harbors:
- the LOC116416699 gene encoding uncharacterized protein LOC116416699; protein product: MDLIDMPIDMRSSPERTNKTKSKSDMNHIRISDGVNGVSNNNLNIVKIIEDKIKESLAKDNKGGNGGINPTNESNKNKIIIEVSSKESNVMRSYKLTTGMKFEIFEDYLMPKVKIKRLDYVFDKKKCEDVNETKLIEDKHRVRDIIINHIDIEYYTKMIDIKEPIEMVEKLKELKTFETRITRLTARNDLNNLRYDVNKHKASEFWDLFEEKVKVYENTPNADKLPEKDKKDLFIQAIKDAVPNVTVADCLLEESTGREMTYSQLKKFILQEEALRPQRQPPKSAFNAGFRGGKRGEQFQRRGKDDVRCYSCGKNGHIRRDCPTPGEVVCYNCNKVGNHISTSCPEPFRYNRRKPTGGEQGPASKRAKLEPAHNQGRGRPDWTGQGGHNQGATRGDGAGSINRGRGGNRGRGGRSARGRGASAHFGYMENPEQDQY